A segment of the Lolium perenne isolate Kyuss_39 chromosome 3, Kyuss_2.0, whole genome shotgun sequence genome:
TGATGCCGTCGGCGCGCACCTTGGCGAGCAGGCGCTCCACGAGCTCGACGCGGCCGGCGCGGGCCAGGATGGTGACCATCCTCGCCACGGTGTGGCGGTTGTGCGCGAACTCGCCGCCGGGGCGGCACGCCACCCAGCAGAAGAACTCCCACGCCGTCGCCGGCTTCCTGAACGCGCGCAGGAGCTTGCACACCAGCCGCGGCGTCCAGACGATCCCAGTGGCCTCCAGCTCGGCCACCTCCTCGGGGTCCCAGCCGTCTAGCGCCCTCGCCAGCTCGCGCGGGTCCAGCCATGGCTTGAGCGCCGTCTCCTTAGCTCTGCTCATCTTCTTCTcaccatcctcctcctcctcctcatcgctgTCTCCCTCACCCTCAGCGTCGCCAACGGCGAAGGGGATCCTCGCGTCCGGCGAGAGCTCCTCCACGAAGTCCTCCGTGCCCTCCACGTGGCCCGCCTCCCTCATGGCCGCGATGGCCGCCCGCGTCTGCTGTCCGGGCAAGATGCCGTCGACGGCGGCAATCTCGCGGACCAGCCACCGGAGCTGGTCGAACCTGCCGGCCGACGCGAGCGCCTCGGCGAGCACGTTGTACTGCCGGGTGGTGCGCGGCGCGCGCAGCGACGGCAGGAGCCGGAACACCTCGAGCGCCTGGTCGACGAACCCCGCGCGGGCGAGGTGGTCCACGACGACGGTGTAGGTGCGTCCGTTGGGGAGCGCGCCCTCGCGGACCATGGCGCCGAACGCGTCGACGGCGGCGGTGTCGTCCCcggcggcagcgtggaggtggatGACGAGGTTGTGCGCCTCCGCAGGGCGGTGCGGGGCGGCCGGGACAGAGGCGaaggcggcgagggcggcggggtgaTCCCCCGCGGCGGCGAGCAGGCGGAGGCGCGTGAgcgggggagggggcagggggaagGAGGCGAGGAGGGAGTGGAGGTCGGGGAGGGACGCGGGGTTGGCGAGGCGGGAGGCGAGAGCCTGGAAGAGCGGGAGCGGCGCCGGCGAGGGGAGGGTGCGGAAGAAGGAgagcgccgacgccggcgtgggcGCGGCACGGATGCCGTGGAGCGCGACCACGGGGtcgtcgggcggcggcggcggggagaaggaggaggaaggggaGCGCAGGCGGAGGCGCAACGAGTCGATGAGGCGCGCGCGGTGGAGGTAGGTGGCCACGCGACCGCCGGGCGAGGGCATCGCATGGGaaaggagacggcggcggcggcggcggcggcggcgagggagacTGGGGCTTGCCTTCTCAGCTCAATTTTTTTTTTACAAGCGCAGAAATACCGAATTGTCCGTGTGCCCTCTAGCATGGGCCAGCCCAGGTACGTATTTTTTTCCTTccattcattttctctttatttttgtttt
Coding sequences within it:
- the LOC127341252 gene encoding pentatricopeptide repeat-containing protein At5g66631-like — encoded protein: MPSPGGRVATYLHRARLIDSLRLRLRSPSSSFSPPPPPDDPVVALHGIRAAPTPASALSFFRTLPSPAPLPLFQALASRLANPASLPDLHSLLASFPLPPPPLTRLRLLAAAGDHPAALAAFASVPAAPHRPAEAHNLVIHLHAAAGDDTAAVDAFGAMVREGALPNGRTYTVVVDHLARAGFVDQALEVFRLLPSLRAPRTTRQYNVLAEALASAGRFDQLRWLVREIAAVDGILPGQQTRAAIAAMREAGHVEGTEDFVEELSPDARIPFAVGDAEGEGDSDEEEEEDGEKKMSRAKETALKPWLDPRELARALDGWDPEEVAELEATGIVWTPRLVCKLLRAFRKPATAWEFFCWVACRPGGEFAHNRHTVARMVTILARAGRVELVERLLAKVRADGIILPFATVRLTIDFYGLSKKADAAVRVFREADSICGPVSRPNLALLCSSLLRTMAKCGRGRDAMELLDEMMTRGVLPDLQMFSGLMEHLAGAGDMKGVHRLFGMVRQCELRPDGYMYAVLIRAYCKQDRAALALRLFDEMRSAGIVPDSPTMELLVKSLWREGKLREVALVEERCEEMVAAGGVPGAAPGHVWTASAADLNKVYEIYSGCFRQPDAEQVTADGAMV